A region of Fimbriimonadaceae bacterium DNA encodes the following proteins:
- the mqnE gene encoding Aminodeoxyfutalosine synthase has protein sequence MNCVAFRSLDAELLPIYKKVQDGQRLSFEDGVTLFRTPNLTGVGYLANIIRERHHGDRAFFVRNQHINYTNICNKFCKFCSFYAKKGGPAPYEMSLEEVRRRLEWHKDVPITEVHMVAGINPRLKYDYYLDLVRTVKESRPGVHVKAFTAVEIVQIAQIGKVSIEKALADLIEAGLDSLPGGGIEVLSERVHAELFGKKLNGEEWKDVARAAAKLGLKQYATMLYGHIETVEERVDHLVQLRELQDETKHFLTFTPLSFHPENTELADVPHPTGHDDLRNIAVSRLMLDNFDHIKSFWIMNTVPVTQASLWYGADDVDGMVHEYEITYADDDFGNKSQVLNYTNMLRMIREAGRTPIERDSLYHEIVRDEPEPQPRQLTPLTMASA, from the coding sequence ATGAACTGCGTCGCTTTCCGATCGCTTGACGCCGAACTGCTGCCCATATACAAGAAAGTCCAGGACGGACAGAGGCTGTCGTTCGAGGATGGCGTTACCCTTTTCCGTACTCCAAACCTCACTGGGGTCGGCTATCTCGCCAATATCATCCGTGAACGGCACCACGGCGACCGTGCCTTTTTCGTGAGAAACCAGCACATCAACTACACGAACATCTGCAACAAGTTCTGTAAGTTCTGCAGCTTTTATGCAAAGAAGGGCGGTCCCGCACCCTACGAGATGAGCCTGGAAGAAGTCCGCCGGCGGCTCGAGTGGCACAAGGACGTCCCGATCACGGAAGTACACATGGTCGCCGGCATCAATCCGCGGCTGAAGTACGACTACTATCTGGATTTGGTCCGAACGGTCAAGGAGTCGCGACCCGGCGTTCACGTCAAAGCGTTCACCGCTGTTGAGATAGTTCAGATCGCCCAGATCGGCAAGGTGAGCATTGAGAAGGCACTCGCCGACCTGATCGAAGCCGGTCTCGATTCGCTGCCTGGCGGTGGTATCGAAGTCCTAAGCGAACGCGTCCACGCGGAGCTGTTCGGCAAAAAGCTCAACGGTGAGGAATGGAAGGATGTGGCCCGCGCCGCTGCCAAGCTGGGTCTCAAGCAATACGCCACCATGCTTTACGGTCACATCGAAACGGTCGAGGAACGCGTTGACCACCTTGTCCAGCTACGGGAACTTCAGGACGAAACGAAACACTTTCTCACGTTTACGCCACTCAGCTTCCACCCCGAGAATACAGAACTGGCGGACGTGCCCCACCCCACGGGACACGACGACCTCCGCAACATCGCCGTTTCGCGTCTCATGCTCGATAATTTCGACCACATCAAGAGCTTTTGGATCATGAACACCGTGCCGGTGACGCAAGCCAGCCTGTGGTACGGCGCCGATGACGTGGACGGCATGGTCCACGAATACGAGATCACTTACGCTGACGACGACTTCGGCAACAAGTCTCAGGTACTGAACTACACCAACATGCTTCGCATGATTCGGGAAGCGGGTCGAACTCCGATCGAGCGAGATTCCCTCTATCATGAGATCGTGCGCGATGAGCCTGAACCTCAGCCGCGGCAACTGACGCCGCTGACAATGGCCTCGGCCTGA
- the hrcA gene encoding Heat-inducible transcription repressor HrcA, producing the protein MADETTPQLGERKGYVLRAVILEYVQAAEPVASETVAQKYDLGVKSATIRNEMAELLDLGYLEQPHTSAGRIPSDIGYRYYVDFLKREVLPTTERVAKLKPAGRESEVLADILAETTRALSRMTQLLSAATTVRNVSLRVKSCILSAVGPDRVLLVVLFQNGHVENRLIECPAGLTLDELGRSNEVLSQLVGDKTLSTLARLKTPSSAGTALVNKLVHNAATSVRSIARDLGKGHVITHGEEYLLTQPEIQRDVQQLQRLIDSLEDEEGFYQMLQPHLARRDVTIGRENEDERLHGFTVVRHRFLVGDEEGGSVALIGPTRFDYDRNIPLLRFTAMAIGETMTRLLK; encoded by the coding sequence ATGGCGGACGAAACCACACCCCAACTGGGCGAAAGGAAGGGCTATGTACTTCGCGCCGTCATCCTGGAATATGTTCAGGCCGCCGAGCCCGTCGCTAGCGAGACGGTGGCCCAAAAGTATGACCTAGGGGTTAAGAGCGCGACCATCCGCAACGAGATGGCCGAGTTGCTCGACCTTGGATACTTGGAGCAGCCACATACGAGCGCTGGTCGAATCCCCAGCGACATCGGTTATCGCTACTATGTGGACTTCCTCAAGCGGGAGGTGCTGCCGACTACCGAGCGCGTCGCGAAGCTGAAACCAGCCGGTCGTGAATCGGAGGTTCTCGCTGACATCCTGGCTGAGACCACTCGCGCTCTGAGCAGAATGACCCAGCTTCTTTCTGCCGCCACGACGGTTCGAAACGTCTCCCTCCGGGTCAAGAGCTGCATTCTTAGCGCCGTGGGACCCGATCGCGTGCTGCTCGTCGTCCTATTCCAAAACGGGCATGTCGAAAACCGGCTGATCGAATGTCCGGCCGGCTTGACCCTTGATGAGCTTGGTCGCAGCAACGAAGTCCTGAGCCAGTTGGTCGGCGACAAGACGCTTTCCACACTTGCCCGGCTCAAGACACCTTCATCTGCAGGCACGGCGCTCGTCAACAAGCTGGTCCACAATGCGGCCACTTCAGTTAGATCGATTGCCCGTGACCTCGGAAAGGGACATGTGATAACCCACGGGGAAGAATATTTGCTAACGCAGCCCGAAATCCAGCGTGACGTTCAGCAGCTTCAGCGATTGATCGATTCTCTCGAAGACGAGGAGGGCTTCTACCAGATGCTGCAGCCGCACCTTGCTCGCCGCGACGTCACCATCGGGCGCGAGAACGAAGATGAGCGTCTGCACGGTTTTACGGTCGTCCGCCATCGCTTCCTGGTCGGAGACGAAGAGGGCGGTTCCGTAGCGCTGATCGGCCCGACCCGGTTCGACTACGACCGCAACATTCCTCTATTGCGCTTCACGGCGATGGCGATCGGCGAAACCATGACGCGGCTACTGAAGTAG